A stretch of Desulfitobacterium dichloroeliminans LMG P-21439 DNA encodes these proteins:
- a CDS encoding CoA-binding protein, with translation MRERKVHNLAGDTTTAHRYAVVGNADRFLKHKHAYKAWQLLKQFGCVVHPVAQDLQRLEGFKVYSHLTALQDKVDVVVPCLKAEWIPDIISQAQECGAEFVWFQERNWTKEFQEQADEAGLQVIRGCILKHKIYPKPFGYLRPCYWHGLHSPKAPKRR, from the coding sequence ATGCGTGAAAGGAAAGTCCATAATTTAGCAGGAGATACGACAACAGCTCACCGCTATGCAGTTGTGGGGAATGCGGATCGCTTTCTAAAACATAAACATGCCTATAAAGCTTGGCAGCTTTTAAAGCAATTCGGCTGCGTAGTACATCCTGTAGCTCAGGATCTTCAGCGATTGGAAGGCTTTAAAGTCTACTCTCATTTAACGGCTTTACAGGATAAGGTGGATGTGGTAGTTCCCTGTTTGAAAGCAGAATGGATTCCAGATATTATCAGTCAGGCTCAAGAGTGTGGGGCCGAATTCGTATGGTTTCAAGAGCGCAACTGGACTAAGGAATTCCAGGAACAGGCTGATGAAGCAGGGCTTCAGGTGATACGAGGATGTATCTTAAAACATAAAATTTACCCCAAGCCCTTTGGGTATCTTCGCCCCTGCTATTGGCATGGACTCCATTCCCCTAAGGCCCCAAAACGTCGTTAG
- the spoIIAB gene encoding anti-sigma F factor: protein MKNNLLKLSLSSLAENVGIARMLIASVGAQLDLSLNDIEELKVAVSEAVSNAIIHGYGNNSDKLVYLTIEQNSETLKIIVRDEGCGIADVVQAMQPAFSTDPERMGLGFVFMQSFMDDLQVESVVNQGTTVTMIKRLDKIQPSTH from the coding sequence ATGAAAAATAATCTTTTAAAACTTTCGCTCTCAAGTCTTGCCGAAAATGTGGGAATTGCTCGGATGTTAATTGCTTCCGTCGGCGCTCAACTGGATCTTTCGCTAAATGATATCGAGGAACTTAAGGTCGCCGTAAGCGAAGCGGTTTCTAATGCAATCATCCATGGCTATGGCAATAATTCGGACAAGCTGGTCTACTTGACCATTGAACAAAATTCTGAGACCTTAAAGATAATTGTTAGAGACGAAGGTTGCGGCATTGCTGATGTGGTACAGGCTATGCAACCAGCCTTTAGTACTGATCCAGAACGTATGGGCTTAGGATTTGTCTTCATGCAGTCCTTTATGGATGATCTTCAAGTGGAATCTGTCGTCAATCAAGGTACTACCGTCACAATGATTAAACGACTTGATAAAATCCAGCCCTCCACGCATTAG
- the spoVAC gene encoding stage V sporulation protein AC, producing the protein MPKQNLRPPNLKVTPQEYEQLSKSMTPKPTIGKNIIRAFIVGGLICVFGQIIINSLVQMGLPKEQASTATTALLIFLGALLTGLGVYDVIGKFAGAGSIVPVTGFANSIVSSALEYKREGYVMGVGAKLFTVAGPVLVYGIATSIAIGIIVYFLR; encoded by the coding sequence TTGCCTAAGCAAAATTTAAGACCCCCAAATCTAAAAGTAACTCCCCAAGAATACGAACAATTGTCTAAATCTATGACTCCCAAGCCTACGATCGGTAAGAATATTATTCGCGCTTTTATCGTGGGTGGGCTTATCTGCGTTTTTGGCCAGATTATCATTAATTCTCTCGTTCAAATGGGATTGCCAAAGGAACAAGCTTCAACAGCAACCACAGCCTTGCTCATCTTTCTGGGCGCACTATTGACTGGATTGGGTGTATACGACGTAATCGGCAAGTTCGCAGGGGCAGGCTCCATCGTTCCGGTCACTGGATTTGCTAACTCTATAGTTTCATCTGCCTTGGAGTATAAACGCGAAGGATATGTCATGGGCGTTGGTGCCAAACTATTTACGGTAGCTGGGCCGGTATTAGTCTACGGAATTGCGACCTCTATAGCAATCGGTATAATTGTCTATTTCCTACGTTAA
- a CDS encoding STAS domain-containing protein, protein MLIDKKIERQTLLLHLRGELDMNTSESLRQAIDSEIERRGVRTVILNLEEISFIDSSGLGVILGRYKKLLPMGGKIIITRVPPHIYKIMELSGLPRIIQFEEMLGQEDGRKGKTV, encoded by the coding sequence TTGCTTATTGATAAGAAGATTGAGCGCCAGACCTTGCTCTTGCATTTAAGGGGTGAACTCGACATGAATACCTCTGAAAGTCTACGTCAAGCCATAGATAGCGAGATTGAACGTCGAGGAGTCCGAACAGTAATCCTCAATCTAGAAGAAATCAGCTTTATCGACAGTTCCGGTCTTGGTGTCATTCTCGGTCGCTATAAGAAACTTCTGCCCATGGGGGGGAAGATCATCATTACCCGAGTGCCGCCTCATATCTACAAGATCATGGAATTATCTGGGCTCCCACGTATTATTCAGTTTGAAGAGATGCTGGGCCAGGAAGATGGAAGGAAGGGAAAAACAGTATGA
- a CDS encoding spore germination protein — MDNSSERDVKVSKNYQKNIDYLNRELGVPDNFDIVLREMSIAGKKVAIYSVNGMVNTEVVSIILDALIDLERPDLVVNALQTLVKGRIVGLQVSEVDTMDKILYFILSGPMAFFVEGQEKAIIVDARSFPSRSPDEPDIERVTRGARDGFTETLIFNTALIRRRLRDPKLRMKLMQVGGRSKTDVCVAYIEDITNEQLVNEITEEIQKIKIDGIPMAEKSVEEFILGSKIWNPYPRVRYTERPDVAAVHLLEGHVVVLVDTSPSVMIAPATFWSHTQHAEEYRQEPIVGAYMRWVRFMGIFAALFLLPLWLACALNPHILPEWIRFVGVEKIGKIGLVPQVFLAEFGVDLVRMAAIHTPGPLTVALGLIATFMIGDVAIKVGLFSQEIIVYIAVVTVGTFATPSYELAQANRLARLFLIAMVALNNFIGFVIGALVLFFLLWRTKSFGVPYLWPLLPLDLKALGTVLVRSPLPIKNKRPSILKPKDAIRQPEGHDE, encoded by the coding sequence TTGGACAACTCAAGTGAACGTGATGTTAAGGTCAGTAAGAATTATCAAAAGAACATCGACTATCTTAATCGGGAACTAGGGGTTCCCGATAATTTTGATATTGTCCTTAGAGAAATGTCCATAGCCGGCAAGAAAGTAGCGATCTACTCTGTCAATGGCATGGTCAATACGGAAGTTGTCAGTATCATTCTTGATGCACTCATTGATTTAGAGCGGCCAGACTTAGTCGTGAATGCGCTACAAACCCTTGTAAAAGGTCGCATCGTCGGCCTCCAAGTATCTGAAGTAGACACAATGGATAAGATTCTCTACTTTATTTTATCCGGACCCATGGCTTTTTTTGTGGAGGGCCAGGAAAAGGCTATCATTGTGGATGCTCGCAGCTTTCCCTCGCGATCACCCGATGAGCCGGATATTGAACGGGTTACCCGAGGGGCGAGAGATGGTTTTACCGAAACTTTAATTTTTAATACAGCACTGATTCGTCGGCGACTCAGAGACCCTAAGTTAAGAATGAAGCTAATGCAGGTCGGCGGACGCTCAAAAACTGACGTCTGTGTTGCTTATATTGAAGATATCACTAATGAACAATTGGTTAATGAGATTACGGAAGAAATTCAAAAAATAAAGATAGATGGAATTCCCATGGCTGAAAAAAGCGTTGAGGAATTTATCTTGGGAAGTAAGATTTGGAATCCTTACCCGCGAGTAAGGTATACGGAAAGACCGGATGTTGCAGCTGTCCATCTCCTAGAAGGACATGTGGTAGTTTTGGTAGATACTTCACCTTCCGTCATGATTGCTCCAGCCACTTTTTGGTCCCATACTCAGCATGCTGAGGAGTACCGTCAGGAGCCTATCGTGGGAGCTTATATGCGTTGGGTCCGTTTTATGGGCATCTTTGCCGCTCTTTTTCTTCTCCCCCTGTGGTTGGCCTGTGCCTTGAATCCCCATATCCTACCGGAATGGATCCGGTTCGTCGGTGTCGAGAAAATCGGTAAAATTGGCCTTGTTCCTCAGGTCTTTTTAGCGGAGTTTGGGGTGGACTTAGTGCGCATGGCAGCCATCCATACCCCGGGTCCCTTAACAGTTGCCTTAGGTTTGATTGCGACCTTCATGATTGGGGATGTGGCGATCAAAGTCGGGTTATTCTCGCAAGAAATTATCGTTTATATCGCTGTGGTTACCGTAGGTACTTTTGCAACCCCAAGCTATGAGCTTGCTCAGGCCAACCGCTTAGCCCGTCTCTTTCTCATAGCAATGGTTGCCTTAAATAACTTTATTGGCTTTGTTATAGGTGCTCTGGTGTTGTTTTTTCTACTGTGGAGAACCAAATCCTTTGGTGTACCGTACCTTTGGCCACTGCTACCTTTAGACCTTAAGGCCTTAGGCACAGTCTTAGTGCGATCTCCCCTACCAATCAAGAATAAGCGCCCCAGTATTCTGAAGCCGAAGGACGCTATTCGGCAACCGGAAGGTCATGATGAATAA
- the sigF gene encoding RNA polymerase sporulation sigma factor SigF, with amino-acid sequence MIQRLTEMNLPRFPLLSDEEMMNLLHRAQEGDVDARERLINCNLKLIFNLVQRFSHRGYELEDLFQIGTIGLIKAIDKFDFTYGVKFSTYAVPMIIGEIRRFLRDDHPVKVPRSYKELVYKVNKSREFLSASLGREPTIGEISENIGVEREDIVSALEAVQSPTSIYDTLYQDDSDPIYILDQLTIEKDFEPSWFEKIALKEVLDKLPEREQRVLMMRFYEDKTQSEIAALLNLSQVQISRIERAALHHIRQFLHEPDGSADT; translated from the coding sequence ATGATTCAAAGACTAACGGAAATGAATCTTCCCCGTTTCCCACTCCTATCAGATGAAGAGATGATGAATCTACTCCATCGTGCTCAAGAAGGCGATGTTGACGCCAGAGAGCGACTAATTAATTGCAATCTTAAGCTGATCTTCAACCTTGTACAGCGCTTCTCTCATCGGGGTTACGAGCTGGAAGACCTCTTTCAAATCGGTACCATTGGTTTAATAAAGGCGATTGACAAATTTGACTTTACCTACGGCGTGAAATTTTCGACCTATGCTGTGCCCATGATTATCGGTGAGATACGTCGTTTCTTAAGGGATGACCATCCAGTAAAGGTCCCTCGCTCTTATAAGGAGCTGGTTTATAAGGTCAATAAGTCACGGGAGTTCTTGTCTGCTAGCCTAGGTCGAGAACCCACCATCGGCGAAATCTCGGAAAATATCGGAGTCGAACGTGAAGATATAGTATCTGCATTGGAAGCTGTGCAAAGCCCTACTTCCATATATGACACCCTCTATCAAGACGACTCCGATCCGATTTATATTCTGGACCAACTTACCATAGAAAAAGATTTTGAGCCCAGTTGGTTTGAAAAGATTGCCCTCAAAGAAGTACTGGATAAACTTCCTGAACGAGAACAACGTGTTCTCATGATGCGCTTCTACGAAGATAAAACACAAAGCGAGATTGCAGCTCTCCTTAACTTATCTCAAGTACAAATCTCACGAATTGAGCGGGCAGCACTGCATCATATCCGCCAATTTCTCCATGAACCAGATGGTTCGGCGGATACCTAA
- the spoVAE gene encoding stage V sporulation protein AE, which yields MFEQIIPAFIVGGLICVVGQLLMDLTKPSFTPAHVLVAFVTGGAILGGLGLYEPLMKFAGAGASVPLSGFGYTLAKGAMEAVGEKGFIGAFSGGVEAAAVGIAAAVFFGYLVSITFNPKG from the coding sequence ATGTTTGAACAGATCATACCAGCATTTATTGTCGGCGGTTTGATTTGCGTTGTCGGTCAACTGCTCATGGATTTAACAAAACCATCGTTTACACCTGCTCATGTCCTAGTCGCCTTTGTCACGGGGGGAGCGATCTTGGGAGGGCTAGGTCTCTATGAACCCTTAATGAAATTTGCAGGTGCAGGAGCGTCTGTCCCCTTATCAGGCTTTGGTTACACTTTAGCGAAGGGTGCTATGGAAGCAGTAGGAGAGAAAGGTTTTATCGGAGCCTTTTCAGGAGGAGTAGAGGCCGCAGCCGTGGGAATCGCGGCAGCAGTATTCTTTGGCTATTTGGTTTCCATAACCTTCAATCCTAAAGGATAG
- a CDS encoding acyl-CoA dehydratase activase, translated as MPVDKYFLGVDVGSVSTNIVLLNPDGTIAESMYLRTQGRPMQTIQEGMKDLRAHIGSTAEIIGVGTTGSARQLAATLLGADVVKNEITAHAVAASRIQPKVQTILEIGGQDSKIILLRNGVVVDFAMNTVCAAGTGSFLDQQASRLGIPIQEFGPLALQAQHPVRIAGRCSVFAESDMIHKQQLGHPLPDILAGLCQAMIRNYLNNVGKNKEILGPIFFQGGVAANPGIRKAFEEELGQEVTVPEHFSVMGALGAAYLAQERFLAKKGLTTNFRGLKMAESNFKARSFDCKGCSNHCEVVEIRQEDKILTRWGDRCGKWSCGDWSSQVESMPMNPLATGSHK; from the coding sequence TTGCCGGTAGATAAGTATTTTCTTGGTGTCGATGTTGGTTCGGTAAGTACGAATATTGTACTTCTTAATCCGGATGGAACGATAGCCGAGTCTATGTATTTGCGAACTCAAGGAAGGCCCATGCAGACCATCCAAGAGGGGATGAAAGATCTGCGAGCACATATTGGCTCTACTGCCGAGATCATAGGGGTAGGAACCACGGGGAGTGCTCGTCAATTGGCTGCCACCCTGCTGGGAGCCGATGTAGTGAAAAACGAGATTACAGCCCATGCGGTAGCCGCATCGCGAATCCAGCCCAAGGTCCAAACGATCCTAGAAATCGGGGGGCAAGATTCCAAGATTATTCTCCTGCGCAACGGTGTCGTCGTAGATTTTGCCATGAATACTGTTTGTGCGGCGGGGACGGGGTCGTTTTTAGATCAACAAGCCTCCCGTCTCGGCATCCCTATCCAGGAATTCGGACCCTTAGCTTTGCAGGCCCAACATCCAGTACGAATTGCCGGGCGTTGCTCTGTTTTTGCTGAGTCCGATATGATTCATAAACAGCAATTAGGCCACCCACTTCCCGATATCTTAGCTGGACTATGTCAGGCCATGATACGCAATTATCTTAATAATGTGGGTAAAAATAAGGAAATCCTTGGCCCCATCTTCTTTCAAGGCGGAGTAGCGGCGAATCCAGGAATTCGCAAAGCCTTTGAAGAGGAATTAGGGCAAGAGGTAACTGTGCCGGAGCACTTTTCAGTGATGGGAGCACTAGGAGCCGCCTATCTTGCTCAGGAGCGCTTTCTAGCCAAAAAGGGTCTTACCACCAATTTCCGTGGTCTAAAAATGGCAGAAAGCAACTTCAAGGCTCGTAGTTTTGATTGCAAAGGTTGCAGTAATCATTGTGAAGTGGTGGAGATTAGGCAAGAGGATAAAATACTAACCCGTTGGGGCGACCGCTGCGGCAAGTGGTCCTGTGGAGATTGGTCATCACAGGTCGAGAGTATGCCTATGAATCCACTAGCGACGGGGTCGCACAAATAA
- a CDS encoding D-alanyl-D-alanine carboxypeptidase family protein, with translation MRKALIWIFVCGLFLGNVVVPNQAYGAVLETDAASAILMDAKSGQILFEKEIHKELPPASVTKLMTLLVAADAIESGRVSLTDKVTASEGASKLGGSQIYLEPGETFTLEEMMIAIAVGSANDACYAVAEHINGTHEAFVEVMNKKAKELGANHTNFVNAYGLPAEGHYTSAYDLAVMGREALKYPLVRKLTGMKEYDLRDGKFKLWNTNKLLWWYEGADGFKTGWTNEAKYCLASTVERDGLRLIAVVMGVPPVRGHFTESMKLYNYGFANFTYKEYAPIGQKQGVVMVRKGVEQEVVAVTENALGITVQKGNDKNIWAETKLNPDVEAPIKAGQKVGEILLYRDQELLTSVNLVAEKEIAKAGIGQQIMRTLQGVFGF, from the coding sequence ATGCGCAAAGCATTGATCTGGATTTTTGTATGCGGTCTTTTTCTAGGAAACGTAGTTGTTCCCAACCAGGCCTATGGTGCAGTGCTAGAAACAGACGCCGCTAGCGCCATTCTCATGGATGCTAAGTCCGGCCAGATTCTATTTGAAAAAGAAATCCATAAAGAGCTGCCTCCAGCCAGTGTAACGAAATTGATGACACTACTCGTAGCTGCTGATGCTATCGAGTCAGGTCGAGTGAGCCTTACGGATAAGGTCACGGCCAGCGAGGGTGCCAGTAAATTAGGGGGATCCCAAATTTACCTTGAGCCGGGAGAAACCTTCACTCTGGAAGAGATGATGATTGCCATAGCTGTCGGATCAGCCAATGATGCCTGTTATGCAGTAGCGGAACATATTAATGGTACGCATGAAGCCTTTGTCGAAGTAATGAATAAGAAAGCTAAAGAATTAGGAGCAAATCATACTAACTTTGTGAATGCCTATGGTCTACCTGCCGAAGGCCATTACACCAGCGCCTATGACCTAGCAGTCATGGGACGTGAAGCATTAAAGTATCCTTTGGTGCGTAAGCTGACCGGCATGAAGGAATATGATTTACGGGACGGCAAGTTCAAGCTTTGGAATACTAATAAATTACTGTGGTGGTACGAAGGAGCAGATGGTTTTAAAACTGGTTGGACCAATGAAGCCAAATATTGTCTGGCCTCTACTGTCGAACGGGATGGACTACGTCTTATTGCTGTAGTCATGGGCGTTCCTCCGGTACGGGGACATTTTACTGAATCAATGAAACTCTATAATTATGGATTTGCTAATTTTACGTATAAAGAATATGCCCCGATAGGCCAAAAGCAAGGGGTTGTTATGGTTCGCAAGGGAGTAGAGCAAGAAGTTGTGGCAGTGACTGAGAATGCCTTAGGTATTACGGTTCAAAAAGGTAATGACAAAAACATCTGGGCCGAGACGAAACTCAACCCAGATGTGGAAGCACCTATCAAAGCTGGCCAAAAAGTGGGAGAAATATTGCTATACCGAGATCAAGAACTGTTGACATCAGTGAACCTAGTAGCGGAAAAAGAAATTGCCAAAGCAGGTATTGGACAACAAATAATGCGAACTCTGCAAGGTGTATTTGGCTTCTAA
- the spoVAD gene encoding stage V sporulation protein AD: MKLKRMGNQTVVFSNPSVILSSYSVVGPMEGQGPLSKTFNAVWKDTINGNSSWEVAESKMLEEAMEGAINQARIAKDEIDYLLAGDLLNQIISANYAARTMGLPFIGLYGACSTMALSMSVGTMLIDGGFARQVLVGVSSHHDTAERQYRMPTEQGGQRAMSAQWTVTGAGSLVLGESGEGPRITAATIGRIVDFGEKDANNMGAAMAPAVADTILNHLHDMNRTPDDYDLIISGDLGSVGLSLSQEVLKKNGLTFNNFSDCGVLIYDKKQDVHAGASGCGCSAVVFAGHILDKIKSGEYKRVLLVGSGALHSPTSSLQGESIPGIGHAVVIEG; the protein is encoded by the coding sequence ATGAAGCTTAAACGTATGGGGAATCAAACGGTGGTTTTTTCCAATCCGTCGGTGATTCTCTCATCATACTCTGTTGTGGGTCCCATGGAAGGTCAAGGACCGCTGAGTAAAACTTTCAACGCCGTCTGGAAGGATACTATCAATGGGAACTCATCCTGGGAAGTGGCCGAAAGCAAAATGCTTGAGGAAGCGATGGAGGGTGCGATAAACCAAGCGAGGATTGCCAAGGATGAAATTGATTACCTTTTAGCCGGTGACTTATTGAATCAGATTATCTCAGCTAATTACGCAGCACGAACGATGGGTCTACCCTTTATCGGACTTTATGGAGCCTGTTCAACTATGGCACTAAGTATGTCTGTCGGTACCATGTTAATCGATGGTGGATTTGCTCGACAAGTCCTAGTAGGTGTATCTAGCCATCACGATACAGCTGAGCGACAATATCGAATGCCTACTGAACAAGGAGGTCAAAGAGCTATGAGCGCTCAGTGGACCGTGACAGGGGCAGGTAGCTTAGTCTTGGGAGAGAGTGGTGAGGGACCCAGGATTACGGCTGCGACGATTGGGAGAATTGTAGACTTTGGGGAAAAGGATGCCAATAACATGGGAGCAGCCATGGCTCCAGCTGTTGCGGACACCATACTCAACCATTTGCATGATATGAACCGCACCCCGGATGACTATGATTTGATTATCTCTGGGGACTTGGGGAGTGTAGGACTCAGTCTTTCTCAAGAGGTGCTGAAAAAGAATGGCTTAACGTTCAATAACTTCTCTGATTGTGGAGTGTTAATCTATGACAAAAAGCAGGATGTTCATGCCGGCGCCAGTGGATGTGGATGCTCAGCTGTGGTTTTCGCAGGGCATATCCTGGATAAAATAAAATCCGGAGAATATAAACGGGTACTTCTCGTGGGAAGCGGTGCTTTGCATAGTCCGACATCGTCCTTGCAAGGTGAATCCATCCCCGGCATCGGTCATGCTGTGGTCATTGAAGGATAA
- a CDS encoding 2-hydroxyacyl-CoA dehydratase gives MKVTFPHMGNAWIIIQALLENLNVDYIVPPLNSKETLTIGTQLSPESFCLPLKLNLGNFVQAAAQGADTALITGGVGPCRFGYYGEMERQILQEAGYPFDVITLEPPDGSLIGLAERIRKLAGEKNTWNRIVKAMLFAYRKSLVLDQIEDMFHGFRPRIQSPHYVDQLYEEAKRRLVQAMSDQGLKDVLNWLKDEMMQRIADHEGYRDENPLKIAVVGEIYTLLEPFISMDVEKELGNLGVVVDRSIYLSGWVGEHVFLGLAQGYRPLKPYYTLAKPYLNHFVGGHARETIGATVKYAQEGYEGIVQLLPLGCMPEIVASTILPKVQEDYGIPIMTLTVDEHTGRAGIQTRLEAFVDLLERSRHNISAINEGVLELAGR, from the coding sequence ATGAAGGTAACCTTTCCTCATATGGGGAACGCTTGGATTATCATTCAAGCCTTACTTGAAAATTTAAACGTGGACTATATAGTTCCACCGTTGAATAGCAAAGAGACATTAACTATAGGGACCCAGCTTTCACCCGAATCCTTTTGTCTTCCTCTTAAGTTGAATCTGGGGAACTTTGTGCAAGCTGCAGCCCAGGGAGCAGACACTGCCCTCATCACCGGAGGAGTTGGACCCTGTCGCTTTGGCTATTATGGAGAGATGGAACGGCAGATTCTTCAAGAAGCGGGGTACCCTTTTGATGTTATCACCTTAGAACCTCCTGATGGTAGTTTAATTGGCCTTGCTGAGCGTATTCGTAAGCTTGCCGGAGAAAAGAATACCTGGAACCGAATCGTCAAAGCGATGCTTTTTGCCTACCGCAAAAGTCTTGTTTTGGATCAAATCGAGGATATGTTCCATGGGTTTCGTCCACGTATTCAGTCTCCGCACTATGTGGACCAGCTTTATGAAGAGGCGAAACGTCGTTTAGTTCAGGCTATGTCTGATCAAGGGTTGAAGGATGTTTTGAATTGGCTTAAGGATGAAATGATGCAAAGAATAGCCGACCACGAAGGCTACAGGGATGAAAATCCCCTAAAGATTGCCGTGGTAGGAGAAATCTATACCCTATTAGAGCCATTCATATCCATGGATGTAGAAAAAGAGCTGGGCAATCTAGGAGTGGTAGTCGATCGATCCATTTATTTGTCGGGATGGGTGGGAGAGCATGTGTTCCTTGGCTTAGCCCAAGGGTATCGCCCTTTAAAACCATACTACACCTTAGCAAAGCCTTATTTAAATCATTTCGTGGGAGGACATGCTCGAGAAACCATAGGAGCAACGGTGAAATATGCCCAAGAGGGTTATGAGGGCATCGTTCAACTCTTACCGCTTGGCTGTATGCCGGAAATTGTCGCTTCGACAATCTTACCGAAGGTCCAAGAAGATTATGGAATACCGATTATGACCTTAACTGTGGATGAACATACAGGAAGAGCGGGGATTCAAACTCGGCTGGAAGCCTTTGTGGATTTATTAGAAAGATCTCGCCATAATATATCAGCGATCAATGAGGGAGTGTTGGAACTTGCCGGTAGATAA
- a CDS encoding acyl-CoA dehydratase activase-related protein, with amino-acid sequence MRLGFPRALMYYEYYPFWAGFFYKLGIELVTSPATNREIMEMGLKKATDETCLPVKILVGHLMALRDVDGIFLPRLVSMEENTYLCPKVLGLPESVLYAIPESEVYTVDINWREGKRKVLHSLLAFGSRIGRTKSQIREGFAEAQRWQKAYQRMRNAGWSFEESMVCFETLAEPIKLKDLGFSRASSECRKPQKIEDGWLLDEGIHNDSGKVPRIAIVGHSYLTYESYANMNLLERLREKAQVMVVENVDANPIEEQQGHLHKKIFWSHAKKIYGAGSFYVEDPEIDGLIYLSCFGCGTDSMTNDLLARKARQNQKPYLVLTLDEHTGEAGLVTRIEAFLDMLERWGDYEGNLSSYGERLDYHSSLT; translated from the coding sequence GTGAGATTAGGGTTTCCACGGGCGTTGATGTATTACGAGTATTATCCCTTTTGGGCAGGATTTTTTTATAAATTAGGTATTGAATTGGTCACATCCCCGGCAACTAATCGGGAAATCATGGAGATGGGCCTTAAAAAGGCTACGGATGAAACGTGCCTGCCGGTTAAAATACTGGTTGGACATCTTATGGCTTTGCGTGATGTGGATGGGATTTTCCTGCCTCGCTTGGTAAGTATGGAAGAGAATACGTACCTTTGTCCAAAGGTTTTAGGGCTTCCAGAGAGTGTGCTCTATGCTATTCCTGAGTCGGAAGTTTATACCGTGGATATTAATTGGCGAGAAGGGAAGAGAAAGGTCTTGCATAGTCTCTTGGCTTTCGGATCAAGAATTGGACGTACAAAAAGCCAGATAAGAGAGGGGTTTGCGGAAGCTCAGCGTTGGCAGAAAGCCTACCAAAGAATGCGCAATGCAGGTTGGTCCTTTGAGGAAAGCATGGTGTGCTTCGAGACCTTGGCGGAGCCTATAAAACTCAAAGATTTGGGATTTAGTAGAGCAAGTAGTGAGTGTCGAAAGCCTCAAAAAATAGAAGATGGGTGGCTACTGGATGAGGGAATTCATAACGATAGTGGTAAGGTGCCCAGAATTGCTATAGTGGGACACAGTTATCTAACTTATGAATCCTACGCCAATATGAACTTGTTGGAGCGGCTTCGCGAAAAGGCACAAGTCATGGTGGTGGAGAATGTGGATGCTAACCCTATCGAGGAGCAACAAGGTCACTTGCACAAGAAGATTTTTTGGAGTCATGCCAAGAAAATATATGGTGCGGGGTCCTTCTACGTGGAGGATCCGGAAATTGATGGGTTGATTTACCTATCTTGTTTCGGATGCGGGACCGATTCTATGACCAATGATTTACTTGCACGTAAAGCTCGACAGAATCAAAAGCCCTATTTAGTTCTTACATTAGACGAACACACTGGAGAAGCAGGCTTGGTTACTCGGATCGAAGCCTTTCTCGATATGCTTGAAAGGTGGGGGGATTATGAAGGTAACCTTTCCTCATATGGGGAACGCTTGGATTATCATTCAAGCCTTACTTGA